In a single window of the Cervus elaphus chromosome 1, mCerEla1.1, whole genome shotgun sequence genome:
- the COLCA2 gene encoding colorectal cancer-associated protein 2 — MSEKPKVYQGVRVKITVKELLQQRRAHQAASGGTQSGGNSVHLSDPVPPSSAGLYFEPEPIPSTPNYFQPREFSSCVSCEENPGFLDQIFDSYLQPETHPDPSLSSMQSTPHYFPDSFQAAPFCFNQSLTPESPSDSSTLSGSLDYNYCPAQLPSYAPESHTALPALDPRNCGHPSGDYTYAHAQYDSFAPASVCCCASCEAERLDAFRASDCFSYPSTDYVNFAPSAAAGSDFFKRETNWDICYS; from the exons ATGTCGG AAAAACCTAAGGTGTATCAAGGTGTCCGGGTGAAGATCACAGTGAAGGAGCTGCTGCAGCAGAGACGGGCACATCAGGCAGCCTCAGGGGGAACC CAGTCCGGAGGCAACAGTGTCCACCTTTCAGACCCAGTCCCACCATCTTCTGCAG GACTGTATTTTGAGCCCGAACCAATTCCTTCCACACCCAATTATTTCCAACCCCGAGAATTTTCCAGTTGTGTTTCTTGTGAAGAAAACCCAGGCTTTCTGGACCAGATATTTGATTCCTACCTTCAGCCAGAGACACACCCGGATCCTTCGCTCAGTTCCATGCAAAGTACTCCACACTATTTCCCAGACAGCTTCCAAGCTGCCCCTTTCTGCTTTAACCAGAGCCTG ACGCCAGAATCGCCTTCGGATTCCTCCACTCTGTCTGGCTCCTTAGACTACAATTACTGTCCTGCTCAGCTGCCTTCGTACGCCCCGGAGAGTCACACCGCTCTGCCTGCGCTGGACCCCAGGAACTGCGGCCACCCCTCGGGAGATTACACCTACGCGCACGCGCAGTATGACAGCTTCGCCCCGGCCTCCGTCTGCTGCTGCGCCTCCTGTGAGGCCGAACGCTTGGACGCCTTCCGAGCCTCAGACTGCTTTTCCTACCCCAGCACAGACTATGTGAACTTCGCTCCCTCCGCAGCAGCAGGCAGTGATTTCTTTAAGAGGGAAACAAACTGGGACATCTGCTACAGTTAA